The Myxococcus virescens genome segment GCCGCCCGCCGGAGTGCCGAGAGTGAACACCTGGGCGGATGTCTGACTTTGCCGAGTCGGCGGTTACCCGCCTGGGTGTTCGTTGCGGCTCCCACGGGTGGTGTCGAGCTTTGAACGCGAGGCTTCCAGGCCATTCGCGCGCGTGCATGGCCAGGGGAGGAGAGGCCGCCAGGCCAAGGTGATGGCGCAGCGGCGCTGAGCGCTGCATCGGTTGGCCCGTCGCGGCGGATTCAGCCGTCTGGCACGCATGGGTTGCCGCCTGTGTGGCCAGAAGCCTGCCCGCATTGCTCGCTCTTGGGCATACCACCCCAGGGGGAGCGCGCGTCCCGGGCTTTCGTAGGACAAGTCATCTTGTGCCGGTCACCAGACGGAAACGAGAATGCAGACGCACGTGCTCGCTGGTGCGGCCAGACACGTGGGTGGTGGGGGGAGTGCCATGAAGAAGGACCTCGGGCTTCCGGAGCAGCCCGCCGTGCCACGCGTGGTCACGGCGGAGCCATTGGCTCACGTTGCAGAAGACGGCCGGGCTCATCTGTTGCGCGAGCACTTGGAGGCCGTGGGGCAGTGGGCTGCGATGCTGGCGCCGCGAGAGGATTTGCGTGCGCCGGCCCTGGCCACCGGGCGCTGGCATGACCTGGGCAAGTACACACAGGACTTCTGGTATCGCATCCGCGCGGAGAATGGCTTCGAGGCGCACCTGGAGAAAGAGGGCGCGCTGGAGCGAGACCACTCGACGGCCGGGGCGCTCTGGGCGCTGAGCCGGGATGCCCGCTTGCTCCCGCTGGCCCTGGCGATCGCCGGGCACCACGCGGGGCTGCCGGACCTGGCGGCGTTCAAGGAGCGCCTAAGGCGCGAAGGGAAGCAGGCGTTGCTCTCGGATGCGAGGGCTCGCTGTGATGTCCCCGCCCTGCTGGACGGTCCACTCGGCTTTGAGCCGGGCGCGCTGCTGCGGCTCGAGCCGCTCCGGTTGGAGCTTTGGACACGGATGCTCTTCTCGCTCCTGTGCGACGCGGACTTCCTGGACACGGAAGCCTTCTTCGATGCGAGCCGGGGCGCGAAGCGCGAGGTACCGGTGACGCTGTCCCAGCTCGCCGAACGCCTCCGTGGTTTCTTGGATGAGAAACAGCGCGTGGCCCCGGACACGGAGGTCAACCGGGTGCGGCGCGAGGTGCTCTCGGCCGCGGTGGAGGCGGCGTCCCTGCATCCGGGCGTCTTCAGCCTCACTGTGCCCACGGGCGGGGGCAAGACGCTGACGTCCATGGCCTTCGCGCTCGAGCACGCGCGGCGGCATGGGCTCCAGCGCGTCATCGTCGCCATTCCCTATACGTCCATCATCGAGCAGAGCGCGGATGTGTACCGCCAGGCTTTCCAGGGGCTGGAGCACGCCGTCATCGAACATCACTCCGCCGTCGACCCGGAGAAGGAGACGGCGCTCAACCGCGTCGCCAGTGAGAACTGGGATGCGCCCGTCATCGTCACGACCACGGTGCAGCTCCTGGAGAGCCTCTTCGCCCGCCGACCGTCGGCGTGCCGCAAGCTGCATCGGGTGGCCCGGAGCGTCATCGTGCTCGACGAGGCCCAGACGCTGCCGCCGTCGCTGCTGGCGCCCATCCTGGATGGCCTGGGCGCGCTGGTGAAGGACTACGACTGCTCCGTGGTCATCTGTACCGCCACGCAGCCCGCACTGGGCCGCCGCCCGGACTTTGAAGAGGGCCTGCCGGACGCGCGCGAAATCGTCCCAGCCTCGGTGCGCGCCTTCGAGCGGCTGCGCCGGGTGCGGGTGCGGTGGCCTACCCTGGGGCGCAAGCTCCCCTATACCGAACTGGCCGACGCCGTGGCGGCCGAGCGGGACGTCCTCGCGGTGGTGCACCTTCGGGACGACGCACGTCGGCTCTGCGAACTCGTGGATGAACGGCTGGGGCACCAGGAGACGCTGCACCTGTCCGCGCTGATGTGTCCGGAGCATCGCTCGGAGGTGCTCGCGGACATCAAGGCCCGCAAGAGGCGTGGGGAGCCGGTACGACTGGTGGCCACTCAGCTCGTCGAGGCGGGTGTGGACCTGGACTTCCGTGTCGTCTTCCGTGGATTGGGAGGACTGGATTCGCTGGCCCAGGCCGCGGGCCGGTGCAACCGGGAAGGGTTGTTGGACGGGCTCGGCGAGCTGCGCGTCTACGAACCCGAGACCCAGCCACCCCGAGGCGTTCCGCGCGCCGCCCAGGACGTGACTCGCGGTTTGCTGGAGCAGGCGCCCGACCTGGACCTGTTCGCGCCCGCGAGCTTCCAACGGTACTTCGAGCGGCTCTATGCCACCCGCAAGCTGGACGAGAAGGGCATCCAGGACCTGCGCGCGAAGCTCCAATTCGAAGCGGTGTCCAAGGCCTTCAAGCTCGTGGAGGACGACTGGAGCGCGTCGGTGGTGGTGCCTTACGGGAACCGCGAGGCGCTCCTCGATGTGCTGCGTCAGTTGGGCCCCTCGCGAGAGCGCCTGCGTGCGCTGCAACGCTTCACGGTGACGGTCCCCCGCAAGGTTCGGGAGGCCTGGCTGGCTCGGGAGTTGGCCCGGCTCGCGGCGGAGACGGTGGCGTACCTGGGGCCGGAGCATTCGTCCGCGTACCACGAGCGCTTCGGCCTTCTTCTGGACCGGGTCGGCATCCTCGACCCGTCCTTCCTCATTCCCGGCTGAGACACGCATCAGGAGGTGTGGATGAAATCGACGGCAGACAGGCGGTTTCGCGTGAGGGCCCGGGGGCCCGTGGCGTGCTTCACGCGACCCGAGATGAAAGCGGAGCGCGTCAGCTACGAGGTGATGACCCCCTCGGCCGCGCGCGGCGTGCTGGAGGCCATCCTGTGGAAGCCGGCCATCCGCTGGCACATCCATGAAATCGCCGTGCTCGCGCCGGTGAAGTGGACCAGCTTCCGCCGAAACGAGGTCAACAGCCGCGCGACGGTAGGCAGGTTCGACTACGCGGCGGACGAGGACCGGGCTCAGCGCAACACGGTGGCGCTGCGCGATGTGGATTACGTCATCACCGCGTCCTTCACGCTGGTGCCCGGGAAGGCGGGGCCCGAGGACAACGCGCGCAAGTTCGAGGACATGTTCGAGCGGCGCCTGGAGCGGGGTCAGTTCTTCCATGCGCCCTACCTGGGCTGCCGTGAGTTCGCGGCCCGGGTAGAGCCCGCCGAGGACGGTCTGCTGCCTCATGAAGCGGGCAGCGGTCGGCGGCCATTGGGGCTCATGTTCTACGACTTCGTCTTCGACGAGCCCGGAGCGCCCGTGCGCCCCGAGTTCTTCCAGGCGTTCCTGGAGGATGGCGTGCTGCGCGTGCCGCCCCGGGCCCAAGTGCTGGGGGGAGGTGCCTCATGATGCTGACGGCACTGAACGACTTCGCCCGTGAGCGCGGGCTCACGGACGACCCGCTCTACGAAGTGAAGCCCGTGGACTTCTTCATCCGCATCAGCGCGGCGGGGAAGTTCGTCTCACTGGAGAGCACAGCGGGAGAGGACGGGCGGGGAAAGCCCCTCTCGATTCCCCGGCTGCCGCAGCGCTCGGTGAACATCGCGGCGGGCTTCTTCGCGGACAACCCGAAGTACGTCCTTGCTTACGAAAAGGACGCGCCCAAGGCGAAGGCGGGGGGCGTGGAGAAGCGCGTGGCCCGGCTGGACGCCTTCTTGAAGCCGGTGCGCGAGGTCTCCGCGGAGACGAAGGACCCGGAGGCCCGAGCCGTGGAGTCCTTCCTCACGAGCGAGGCCGAGCGGCGCAAGGTGCTGGCGGCTCGCGACGCGGATGAATGGACGGGCTCTGAGCTGCTCGCCTTCGTCGTCGGCGATGCCACGGCGCCCGTGCATCAAAACCCGGCCATTCGCGCCTGCTGGGAGCGGCGCTCCGGCGAGAAGCGCGCGCTGGGACGGACGGCGCGGTGCCTGGTGACAGGTCAGGAAGGGGTGGTGGCCCTCACGCATCCCAAGCTGAAGAACGTCCCGGAAGCCCAGTCGTCGGGCGCTTCACTGGTGTCCTTCAACGCGCCCGCGTTTTCGTCACACGGTCTGGAGCAGGGGGACAATGCCCCCATCTCCCAGGAGGCGGCGCTGGGCTACGTGCTGGCGCTCAACGACATGCTCCGGAGGACGGAGCAGCGCCGCTTCCGGCAGGGCATCCAACTGGGGGATGGCTCGGTGCTGGTCTTCTGGACGCGCGCTTCACCTTCCGAGGAGAGCCTCCTGTTGTCGTGGATGGACCCGACGGAGGAGGACCTCCAGCGCTTCACCGAGTCGCCGTTTCACGGGTTGCAGCCTGGGGCGCTGGATGACCGGGCCTTCTATGCCGTGACGTTGACGGGGAACGCGGGGCGCGTCGCGGTGCGTGACTGGTTCGAGTCGCGCGTGGGCGAAGTGAAGCGGAACATCCTGCGCTACTTCGATGACCTGCGCATCGGCAACGCCCCCACAGGGCCAACGCCCATCTACCGGCTGCTCAAGGCCGTGGAGGCGCCGTCCGGACGGGGTTTGTCTCCGGACGTCGCGACCCGGATGGTGGGGGCGGCGCTGCGGGGGCTGCACTTTCCGCGTCAACTCCTGACATCCGCGCTGGACCGGCTGCGGCTGCCACCCGCCGACGACAGGTTCGAGCGCGAACAACTGCGGCTCCGCGTCGCGCTCATCAAGGCCACCCTGCTGCGACTCCCTCGAAGTGGAACCACTCCCCTGGAGGTCACCGTGTCTCTGGACAAGAACAACGCCTCACAGCCCTATGTGCTCGGCCGCCTCTTCGCCGTGCTGGAGCGGTTGCAGGGCGCGGCGTTGAAGGACCTCAACGCCACCATCCGCGACCGTTACTTCGGCGCCGCGTCTCGCAATCCCGTCACCGTCTTCCCCCGGCTGCTCCAACTCTCCGTCCACCACGCCTCCAAGGCGGGCGAGAACGGCAGGTGGCTGGAGCGCACGAAGGGCGAGGTCATGGCGCTGCTTCCTCCAGAGCGATTCCCACGGGTGCTCGGCCTGGAGGACCAGGGCCTCTTCGCCGTCGGCTACTACCACCAACGCGAGGCGTTCTTCACCAAGCGCGAGGCGCCGGCTCCAGGGGAGTCCGACGCGTCCTCCTCCTGACGTTCCACTGTCTTCACCTCATTCCCAGAGAAAGCGCCATGACCGACCTCAAGCAGCGCCATGACTTCGTCCTGTTCTTCGACGTGCTGGATGGAAACCCCAATGGAGACCCCGACGCCGGCAACCTGCCCCGCATTGATGCGGAGACGGGCCATGGGCTGGTGACGGACGTGAGCCTCAAGCGCAAGGTGCGAAACTTCGTCCTGCTCACGCAGGAG includes the following:
- a CDS encoding CRISPR-associated endonuclease Cas3'' → MKKDLGLPEQPAVPRVVTAEPLAHVAEDGRAHLLREHLEAVGQWAAMLAPREDLRAPALATGRWHDLGKYTQDFWYRIRAENGFEAHLEKEGALERDHSTAGALWALSRDARLLPLALAIAGHHAGLPDLAAFKERLRREGKQALLSDARARCDVPALLDGPLGFEPGALLRLEPLRLELWTRMLFSLLCDADFLDTEAFFDASRGAKREVPVTLSQLAERLRGFLDEKQRVAPDTEVNRVRREVLSAAVEAASLHPGVFSLTVPTGGGKTLTSMAFALEHARRHGLQRVIVAIPYTSIIEQSADVYRQAFQGLEHAVIEHHSAVDPEKETALNRVASENWDAPVIVTTTVQLLESLFARRPSACRKLHRVARSVIVLDEAQTLPPSLLAPILDGLGALVKDYDCSVVICTATQPALGRRPDFEEGLPDAREIVPASVRAFERLRRVRVRWPTLGRKLPYTELADAVAAERDVLAVVHLRDDARRLCELVDERLGHQETLHLSALMCPEHRSEVLADIKARKRRGEPVRLVATQLVEAGVDLDFRVVFRGLGGLDSLAQAAGRCNREGLLDGLGELRVYEPETQPPRGVPRAAQDVTRGLLEQAPDLDLFAPASFQRYFERLYATRKLDEKGIQDLRAKLQFEAVSKAFKLVEDDWSASVVVPYGNREALLDVLRQLGPSRERLRALQRFTVTVPRKVREAWLARELARLAAETVAYLGPEHSSAYHERFGLLLDRVGILDPSFLIPG
- the cas5c gene encoding type I-C CRISPR-associated protein Cas5c yields the protein MKSTADRRFRVRARGPVACFTRPEMKAERVSYEVMTPSAARGVLEAILWKPAIRWHIHEIAVLAPVKWTSFRRNEVNSRATVGRFDYAADEDRAQRNTVALRDVDYVITASFTLVPGKAGPEDNARKFEDMFERRLERGQFFHAPYLGCREFAARVEPAEDGLLPHEAGSGRRPLGLMFYDFVFDEPGAPVRPEFFQAFLEDGVLRVPPRAQVLGGGAS
- the cas8c gene encoding type I-C CRISPR-associated protein Cas8c/Csd1; the encoded protein is MMLTALNDFARERGLTDDPLYEVKPVDFFIRISAAGKFVSLESTAGEDGRGKPLSIPRLPQRSVNIAAGFFADNPKYVLAYEKDAPKAKAGGVEKRVARLDAFLKPVREVSAETKDPEARAVESFLTSEAERRKVLAARDADEWTGSELLAFVVGDATAPVHQNPAIRACWERRSGEKRALGRTARCLVTGQEGVVALTHPKLKNVPEAQSSGASLVSFNAPAFSSHGLEQGDNAPISQEAALGYVLALNDMLRRTEQRRFRQGIQLGDGSVLVFWTRASPSEESLLLSWMDPTEEDLQRFTESPFHGLQPGALDDRAFYAVTLTGNAGRVAVRDWFESRVGEVKRNILRYFDDLRIGNAPTGPTPIYRLLKAVEAPSGRGLSPDVATRMVGAALRGLHFPRQLLTSALDRLRLPPADDRFEREQLRLRVALIKATLLRLPRSGTTPLEVTVSLDKNNASQPYVLGRLFAVLERLQGAALKDLNATIRDRYFGAASRNPVTVFPRLLQLSVHHASKAGENGRWLERTKGEVMALLPPERFPRVLGLEDQGLFAVGYYHQREAFFTKREAPAPGESDASSS